The following coding sequences are from one Arthrobacter crystallopoietes window:
- a CDS encoding SRPBCC family protein has translation MQTLDRDELITYINVAPEAVYAIVADVTRTPEYSPEVAECVWLGGVSGPKVGARFKARNIRSGGPAGTISR, from the coding sequence GTGCAGACTCTGGACCGGGATGAGCTTATTACGTACATTAACGTTGCTCCTGAGGCCGTTTACGCCATCGTCGCGGACGTCACCAGGACACCTGAATACAGTCCGGAGGTTGCCGAATGCGTCTGGCTTGGCGGCGTTTCAGGGCCCAAGGTCGGTGCGAGGTTCAAGGCCCGCAATATACGGTCGGGCGGGCCAGCTGGCACAATAAGCCGGTGA
- a CDS encoding PRC-barrel domain-containing protein, with protein MSDLGDVREGMDVFDASGEKVGTVKSVKFGDPEATTAEGQTSERDPNIVQAVATALSGQANLPEERRERLLRMGYVEVDGKGFGNNFFEASDAVKRVSGNAVHLNPTRGERTKS; from the coding sequence ATGAGTGATTTAGGCGACGTGCGCGAGGGAATGGATGTTTTCGACGCATCCGGTGAAAAAGTTGGAACGGTGAAGTCCGTTAAGTTCGGTGATCCGGAGGCGACCACCGCCGAGGGGCAGACCTCCGAGCGGGACCCCAACATCGTCCAGGCCGTGGCGACTGCACTGAGCGGCCAGGCGAACCTGCCGGAAGAACGCAGGGAACGGCTGCTGCGAATGGGCTATGTCGAGGTGGACGGAAAGGGGTTTGGAAACAACTTCTTTGAAGCCTCCGACGCCGTAAAGCGCGTCTCCGGGAACGCTGTACACCTGAACCCCACCCGCGGGGAACGGACAAAATCCTGA